GATCAGCGTCCCCATGCCGCAGCCGGGGGCGGTGAGGGTCATGCTGACTGCGAGGCGGAAGCGCCCATCCGCCTGCGCTTCGGCGGTGCAGGCGTAGATCAGGCCGAGATTGACGATGTCGATCGGGATCTCCGGGTCGTAGCAGGTGGCCAGCTGCTCCCAGGCCGCCTGCTCGACACGCTCGGCGGTCTGCTCGCCGACCAGCGCCGCCGGCGGCGCGGCGGCGAGCTGCGGCTCGAGGCCGAGCGCGTCGGCATTGCGCTCGTCGATGCGGTACAGGTTGCCCCCGCTCATCACGGTGATCGAGCCGCCGAGGCGCTGGGTGACGAGGGCGTAGCTGCCTTCCTCCAGCGTCTCCGGCCGGCCCCAGGGCACGCTCACCGCCGCGCAGTCGCGCTGCAGCACGCGGGATTCGGTTTCGCCGTAGTGGTCGCCCATGGTGGTGTTCTCCTCGATGGCTGTGCTATTCGGTGTGGGCGGTCTCGTGCTCGCCGCTCAGTGCGTTGTGCAGCGTGTGCCAGGCGAGCGTCGCGCACTTCACCCGCACCGGGAATTCCTTCACCCCGGCGAGCACCTGCAGCTTGCCGAAGTCGCGCGCCGGCGCTGCGGCGTCCTGGGTGCCGGTGAGCAGCGCGTGCACGTCGCGGAACAGGGCCTCGACCTCCTCGACCGGCTTGCCCCTGACCGCCTCGGTCATCAGCGAGGCCGAGGCGGTGGAGATCGCGCAGCCGTGGCCGACGAAGCTCGCCTCGCGCACGATGCCGTCCTCGACCTGCAGATACACGGTGAGCTGGTCGCCGCACAATGGGTTGTGGCCGTCGGCGTGGTGGCTGGCGGCGGGCAGCGGGCGGTAGTTCCGCGGGTTGCGGTTGTGATCGAAGATCACTTCCTGGTACAGCTCGCGCAGCGAATCCTGCATGTCGTTCATGCGCCTCTCCCTGTGCCGCGGCGGGTGCCGAACAGGTCCTGGGCCTTGTGGATGGCCGCGACCAGCGCGTCGATGTCGGCCTCGCAGTTGTACAGCGCGAGCGAGGCGCGCGCCGTGCCCGGGATGCCGAAGCGCGTCATCAGCGGCATCGCGCAGTGGTGGCCGGCGCGGATCGCCACGCCTTCGGCGTCGAGGATGGTGCCGAGGTCGTGCGGGTGGATGCCGTCGACCAGGAAGGACAGGATGCCGGCCTTGTCGCGCGCGGTGCCGACCAGGCGTACGCCGGGGATGGCCTGCAGCGCGCGGGTGCCGTATTCGAGCAGTGCGTGCTCGTGGGCCTGGATGCGGTCCATGCCCACGCCCTGCACGTAGTCGATCGCCGCCGCCAGGCCGATCGCGCCGGCGATGTTGGGCGTGCCGGCTTCGAAGCGCTGCGGCGGCGGGGCGAAGGTGGTCTTGTCGAAGGCCACGGTGCGGATCATGTCGCCGCCGCCCTGCCAGGGCGGCATGTGGCGCAGCAGCTCGGCGCGGCCGTAGAGTGCGCCGATGCCGGTCGGGGCATAGAGCTTGTGGCCGGAGAAGGCGTAGAAGTCGCAGCCGATCGCCTGCACGTCGACCGCCTGGTGGGCGACCGCCTGCGCGCCGTCGACCAGCACCACCGCGCCGACCTCGTGCGCGCGCCGGGTCATCTCGGCCACCGGATTCACCGTGCCGAGCGCGTTGGAGACGTGGGTGATCGCCAGCAGCCGGGTGCGCTCGCCGAGCAGGCCTTCGAAGGCTTCCATGTCGAGCTCGCCCTCGTCGCTCACCGGGATCACCTTGAGCACCGCGCCGGTCTGCTCGCACACCAGCTGCCAGGGCACGATGTTGGAGTGGTGTTCCATCGTGCTCAGCAGGATCTCGTCGCCGGCGCTGAGCCGCGGCCGGCCCCAGCTCTGCGCCACCAGGTTGATCGCCTCGGTGGTGCCGCGGGTGAACACGATCTCGTCGACGCTCGCGGCATTGAGGAAGCGCTGCACGGTGGCGCGCGCGTCGTCGTAGAGCGCGGTGGCGTGTTGCGACAGCCAGTGCACGCCGCGGTGGATGTTGGCGTTGGACTCGCGGTAGAAGCGCGCCTCGGCCTCGATCACCGCCGCCGGCTTCTGCGTGGTGGCGCCGTTGTCGAGATAGGCCAGGCGGCGGCCGTTCACCGGCCGCGCCAGGATCGGAAAGTCGGCCGCGAGGTCCAGGAGCGGTGCATCCATGGCGGGTTCGCGCGGTGCGTTCACAGCAGTTCCTCCAGTCGGGTGCCGCCGGGCAGGCGTTCGAGCAGGGCGGCGCGGCCGAGCGCACGCAGCGGGGTGTGGGCGATGCGCTCGAGCACCTCGGCGGCGAAGGCGTAGGTCAGCAGCTGGCGCGCGTGCGCGCTGTCGATGCCGCGGCTGCGCAGGTAGAAGAGGGCGTCCTCGTCGAGCTGGCCCACGGTGGCGCCGTGCGCGCACTTGACGTCGTCGGCGTAGATCTCCAGCTCGGGGCGGGCGTCCGCTTCGGCCAGCCTGGACAGCAGCAGGTTGTCGCAGCGCTGCATGGCGTCGGTGCGCTGGGCGTCCTGGGCGACCAGGATGCGGCCGGTGAATACGCCGCGCGCGCTGCCGTCGAGCAGGCCGCGGTAGAACTCGCGGCTGGTACCCTGCGGGCGGGCGTGGTCGATGCGGGTGTGGTGGTCGACATGGCGGCGGCCGTCGGCGTGATAAAGACCGTTCAACAGCGCCTCGGCGCCTTCGCCGTCGAGCCGGGTGCGGATGTCGTTGCGCGCCAGGCGCGCGCCGAAGGACAGCGAGTGCGAGGCGAACACGGCGCCGCGCGCCTGCTCGGCCGAGAGGGCGGCGAGATGGATGGCCTCGGGCGCTTCCTCCTGCAGCTTCAGGTGCACGAGGTGGCTGTCCTGTGCGGCGAGGATGCGGGTGACCGCGGTGGTCAGCGTGCTGCCCGCGGCGCCGGCCGGGTAGTGCTCGACGATGGTCGCCTGTGCGCCGGCCTCGGACACGATCAGGTTGCGCAGGTGCTGGTCGGCAGCGCGCGCCGCGATGAAGACGAGATGGATCGGCGCCTCGACCACGCTGCCGCGCGCCAGGCGGATCCAGGCGCCGTCCGCGGCGAAGGCGGTGTTGAGCGCCTGGGGGGCTTCGCCGTCCGCAGCCGTGCCGAAGGCCGCCTCGACCGCATCGGGGGTCTCGGCGAGGGCGTCGGCGAGGCTGCCGACCCGCACGCCGGAAGGCAGGCTGCCAATTGCCGAGAGCGCCGGGGCAAAGCGGCCGTCGACGAAGACGAGCCAGTGGCCGTCGGCGGGACGGGCGTCGTCGTTGGCGGGCAAGCGCGCTACCACGGTGTCCTCCGCCCGAGTGTTCTCCGGTGATTGCGCCGCCCGGTAGCGCGCACGCAGGTCGGCCACGATTGCCTCGGGCGCTGCCGCCTCGCGTACCCCCAGTGCCTGCTGCTCCATGAAGGCGAGCGAGGTGTGGCGCCAGTTCTCGCGCCGC
This genomic stretch from Thauera sp. GDN1 harbors:
- a CDS encoding cysteine desulfurase, translated to MDAPLLDLAADFPILARPVNGRRLAYLDNGATTQKPAAVIEAEARFYRESNANIHRGVHWLSQHATALYDDARATVQRFLNAASVDEIVFTRGTTEAINLVAQSWGRPRLSAGDEILLSTMEHHSNIVPWQLVCEQTGAVLKVIPVSDEGELDMEAFEGLLGERTRLLAITHVSNALGTVNPVAEMTRRAHEVGAVVLVDGAQAVAHQAVDVQAIGCDFYAFSGHKLYAPTGIGALYGRAELLRHMPPWQGGGDMIRTVAFDKTTFAPPPQRFEAGTPNIAGAIGLAAAIDYVQGVGMDRIQAHEHALLEYGTRALQAIPGVRLVGTARDKAGILSFLVDGIHPHDLGTILDAEGVAIRAGHHCAMPLMTRFGIPGTARASLALYNCEADIDALVAAIHKAQDLFGTRRGTGRGA
- the sufU gene encoding Fe-S cluster assembly sulfur transfer protein SufU, coding for MNDMQDSLRELYQEVIFDHNRNPRNYRPLPAASHHADGHNPLCGDQLTVYLQVEDGIVREASFVGHGCAISTASASLMTEAVRGKPVEEVEALFRDVHALLTGTQDAAAPARDFGKLQVLAGVKEFPVRVKCATLAWHTLHNALSGEHETAHTE
- the sufD gene encoding Fe-S cluster assembly protein SufD, giving the protein MSATDFWLARQRDTAAGLPGAQLPWLARLRADAIARFADEGWPTMRRENWRHTSLAFMEQQALGVREAAAPEAIVADLRARYRAAQSPENTRAEDTVVARLPANDDARPADGHWLVFVDGRFAPALSAIGSLPSGVRVGSLADALAETPDAVEAAFGTAADGEAPQALNTAFAADGAWIRLARGSVVEAPIHLVFIAARAADQHLRNLIVSEAGAQATIVEHYPAGAAGSTLTTAVTRILAAQDSHLVHLKLQEEAPEAIHLAALSAEQARGAVFASHSLSFGARLARNDIRTRLDGEGAEALLNGLYHADGRRHVDHHTRIDHARPQGTSREFYRGLLDGSARGVFTGRILVAQDAQRTDAMQRCDNLLLSRLAEADARPELEIYADDVKCAHGATVGQLDEDALFYLRSRGIDSAHARQLLTYAFAAEVLERIAHTPLRALGRAALLERLPGGTRLEELL
- the sufT gene encoding putative Fe-S cluster assembly protein SufT; the protein is MGDHYGETESRVLQRDCAAVSVPWGRPETLEEGSYALVTQRLGGSITVMSGGNLYRIDERNADALGLEPQLAAAPPAALVGEQTAERVEQAAWEQLATCYDPEIPIDIVNLGLIYACTAEAQADGRFRLAVSMTLTAPGCGMGTLIADEAREKLLTIPGVAEAEVNLVWDPPWSREMMSEAARLEMGML